From the genome of Lutzomyia longipalpis isolate SR_M1_2022 chromosome 2, ASM2433408v1, one region includes:
- the LOC129788471 gene encoding neurotrimin-like yields the protein MEFQLILLVLVTFKEVDVAVPDMNGDPSFSAPIANITVPVGREATMTCIVHDLVSFKVAFLRVDTQTILTIQSTVITKNHRIGITHTENRIWQLRIKDVRESDRGWYMCQINTDPMKSQVGYLDVVVPPDILDYPTSQDMIVREGYNVSLHCAAVGSPEPTITWRRERGKPLLSVGSREIFSAEGPSLIIPRVNRHHMGAYLCIASNGIPPTVSKRVMVIVNFPPTIWVRHQSFFVAIGQKITLECITESHPNSVNYWLRGKGDIVQGGSYEQLMLENVFKVVMKLVVRPVKATDFGIYKCIAKNSLGETEETITVHHKSKPVDLLAYHQPNHISTTFANTSSHFRNQDWNLQPFSHSCTTASLVSSFLLLFSLLLVTS from the exons gaGATCCTAGCTTTAGTGCACCAATTGCAAACATCACAGTTCCTGTTGGGCGTGAGGCCACAATGACGTGTATTGTTCACGATTTGGTTTCATTTAAg GTTGCCTTCCTACGCGTTGATACGCAGACAATTCTCACAATTCAATCCACGGTAATTACGAAAAATCATCGAATTGGTATCACGCATACGGAAAATCGCATCTGGCAGTTAAGGATCAAGGATGTTAGGGAGTCAGACAGAGGGTGGTACATGTGCCAAATAAATACAGATCCAATGAAAAGCCAAGTTGGATACCTGGATGTTGTTG TCCCCCCGGATATTCTGGACTACCCCACGAGTCAGGATATGATTGTACGCGAGGGGTACAACGTGAGCCTCCACTGTGCTGCTGTGGGGTCTCCTGAGCCCACAATCACGTGGCGTCGTGAACGGGGGAAGCCCCTCTTGTCCGTTGGAAGCCGCGAAA TTTTTAGCGCCGAAGGACCCTCCCTGATTATACCGCGTGTCAATCGACACCACATGGGTGCTTACCTATGCATAGCATCCAATGGGATTCCACCCACAGTTAGCAAGAGGGTAATGGTGATTGTCAATT TCCCACCGACAATTTGGGTGAGGCATCAGAGCTTTTTTGTAGCAATCGGCCAAAAAATCACCCTTGAATGTATCACAGAAAGTCACCCCAATTCGGTAAACTATTGGCTACGTGGGAAAGGAGATATTGTTCAGG GAGGAAGCTACGAACAGCTAATGCTGGAAAATGTCTTCAAAGTTGTAATGAAGCTGGTTGTTCGTCCTGTAAAAGCCACAGATTTCGGGATCTACAAATGCATTGCAAAGAATTCCCTGGGAGAAACAGAAGAAACCATCACGGTTCATC ATAAATCAAAACCTGTGGATTTGCTTGCCTACCACCAACCAAATCACATCAGTACTACATTTGCCAACACTTCAAGCCACTTTCGCAATCAAGACTGGAATTTACAACCTTTCTCGCACTCCTGCACCACCGCATCACTCGTCTCCAGTTTCCTGCTTCTCTTTTCACTCCTTCTGGTTACATCGTGA